The window AGCCGTTTCGCTCCCCCGAACCCATGCAGACGACTCTGCCCGCCCGCTCGTAAAACGCAGACAGCCGTGTGGCAAGATAGGCAGGGTAGCCCTCTTCGCCGGGCATCTCCTCGAGTCGTCCGGATACTTCCCGCAGTGCCTCGCCCCACCGGGAGGTCGAGTCTGCCATCAGGGCGACATCGTACCCCATGTCCCGGAAATATTCTGCAATGGTGATCCCGGTATAGATCGAGGCTTCACGGGCAGCAACCGGCATGTTCGAGGTGTTTGCAATCAGGATTGTGCGCTGGATCAGGGGGAGATTGGTTCGCGGATCCACCAGTTCGGGGAACTCTTCGAGCACGTCGGTCATCTCGTTGCCCCGTTCCCCGCACCCGATATACACAACCACCTGTGTATCGGACCATTTGGCCAGCGTCTGCTCGGAGACGGTCTTTCCGGTCCCGAACCCGCCAGGGATCATCGCCGTCCCGCCTTTTGTTACCGGAAAGATGCAGTCAAAAACCCGCTGGCCGGTGATCAGGGGCAGGATCGGGTCAAGTTTCTTCTGGTGCGGCCGGGGAATCCTGACCGGCCAGACCTGCATCATCGGCAGATGGACAGAAGAATCAAGCGTGCAGATCGTTTCTTCCACCGTAAACTGGCCGCTCCGGATATCGGTGACGGTACCGGAAACATGGTGAGGTACAAGGATCCGGTGCTCGAAGTGAAATTCCCGTACCGTTCCTAAAATATCTCCGGCAGCTACCTTATCACCGGACTTGACAGAAGGGACAAACTCCCATTTCTTCTGGCGGTTGAGCCCCGGGGCCGATATCCCCCGGGCAATAAAATCCCCGCAGAGTTCCAGGAGCACCGGCAGGGGGCGCTGCACCCCGTCGTAGATTGAAGCAAGGAGCCCGGGACCGAGCTCGACTGACAGGGGGTTTTCCGTATTTTCCACCGGCTCGCCGATCGTCAGGCCTGTGGTGTCTTCATAGACCTGGATGACCGCATCATCTCCCTCAAGGCGAATGATCTCTCCCCGGAGCGCCTCTTCTCCCACCGTTACCACATCATACATTTTTGACCCTTTCATACTCCGGGCAATGATGACGGGTCCGGAAATTCGTGAAATCGTTCCTTTTATCATACCATCACCTCTTCAAAACGATATTGTACCCGATCGCTTTTCTCAGGAGCCGTTCGATGTATGTCCTCCGGTCAACCTCTTTGGACTTCGAGGGGATCGGGATGATGAGCGGGCGGTGCATCTTCTCGATCCGATCCATCAGTTTCTCATCCAGAGAGAGCATGAACTCCTCATTTACCGCAACAATACCGATATCGTCCTTGTACAACAGCGGGGGGATCACTTTTCTCGCCTCTTCCAGGGTTCCCGCTTCAAGAACTTCCACACCGGCAAGCCGGAACCCGGATGCCCGGTCCCGGTCGGTAACGACGACAAATTTATACATAGACGAGCTCCTCTTTAAGTTGCTCTATCGGGAAATCTGCCGTCTTGCACCGGGAGATGATCCGGATATTGGTAATCTCGTTATATTTTGCCCAGAAATACCCGATCACCGAGGCCACGCTCAGGGGATCACCTAAAAAGGCGTTCACGCCTTTTTGTACCAGGTACTTTTCCAGTTGTTTTTCTATCACCGAGATTTTCTGGGTCCTCA of the Methanomicrobiales archaeon HGW-Methanomicrobiales-1 genome contains:
- a CDS encoding V-type ATP synthase subunit A, whose amino-acid sequence is MIKGTISRISGPVIIARSMKGSKMYDVVTVGEEALRGEIIRLEGDDAVIQVYEDTTGLTIGEPVENTENPLSVELGPGLLASIYDGVQRPLPVLLELCGDFIARGISAPGLNRQKKWEFVPSVKSGDKVAAGDILGTVREFHFEHRILVPHHVSGTVTDIRSGQFTVEETICTLDSSVHLPMMQVWPVRIPRPHQKKLDPILPLITGQRVFDCIFPVTKGGTAMIPGGFGTGKTVSEQTLAKWSDTQVVVYIGCGERGNEMTDVLEEFPELVDPRTNLPLIQRTILIANTSNMPVAAREASIYTGITIAEYFRDMGYDVALMADSTSRWGEALREVSGRLEEMPGEEGYPAYLATRLSAFYERAGRVVCMGSGERNGSITVVGAVSPPGGDFSEPITQNTLRVVGTFWALDTNLAYRRHFPSVNWIKSYSLYLDSIGDWYTKNVAPDWRELREKSMYLLQKEVELQEIVQLVGPDALPESEKAILDVTRMIREDFLQQSAYSDSDSFCPIEKQYLMLKVILTYYDRVIEGMNRGITLRQVQGLPLKADIGRMKEIQEVNRIRDMIGEIDTQLLSLEVER
- a CDS encoding V-type ATP synthase subunit F, whose protein sequence is MYKFVVVTDRDRASGFRLAGVEVLEAGTLEEARKVIPPLLYKDDIGIVAVNEEFMLSLDEKLMDRIEKMHRPLIIPIPSKSKEVDRRTYIERLLRKAIGYNIVLKR